A single Elusimicrobia bacterium HGW-Elusimicrobia-1 DNA region contains:
- a CDS encoding NupC/NupG family nucleoside CNT transporter, which produces MRYISFIGMFALIAIAWIFSKNKKAVNLKTVAAGMMLQIIFALIVLKSPPGRAFFQFMNDVIIKLLSFSDEGAIFLFGNLINNQSLGFIFAFQVLPTIIFFSSLMSVLYYLGVMQWIVVIFAKIMSRLMGTSGAESLSASANIFVGQTEAPLVVRPYIAEMTQSELMAVMTGGMATIAGGVMAAYVGILKNYMPNIAGHLLAASVMSAPAALVMAKIIVPETEEPKTKGVVKIQYQTDDANVIDAAANGATIGMQLALNVGACLIAFMALLALANFVVGYAGGLFGADGLSLQKIFGWVFSPLAWIMGVPSADVQIIGNFMGQKTVLNEFVAYFNLATFLRDNPGILSERSVVIATYALCGFSNFLSIAIQIGGIGGIAPSRRHDLAKLGLRAVLAGSLACFMTATIAGFLI; this is translated from the coding sequence ATGAGATACATCAGTTTTATAGGAATGTTCGCGCTTATAGCCATTGCGTGGATATTCTCAAAGAATAAAAAAGCCGTTAATCTTAAAACCGTGGCGGCGGGAATGATGCTTCAAATCATATTCGCGCTGATAGTGCTCAAGTCGCCGCCGGGCAGGGCGTTCTTTCAGTTTATGAACGACGTGATAATAAAACTTCTGTCGTTTTCCGACGAGGGCGCGATTTTTCTTTTCGGCAACCTGATTAACAACCAGTCGCTGGGCTTTATCTTCGCCTTTCAAGTGTTGCCCACGATAATATTCTTTTCGTCTCTTATGTCGGTGCTTTATTATCTGGGCGTAATGCAGTGGATAGTGGTCATATTCGCCAAAATAATGTCGCGGCTTATGGGCACGTCCGGCGCGGAATCGCTTTCGGCGAGCGCCAATATTTTTGTGGGACAAACGGAAGCGCCTCTTGTCGTGCGGCCTTACATCGCCGAGATGACGCAATCGGAACTGATGGCGGTAATGACCGGCGGAATGGCAACAATAGCCGGAGGGGTGATGGCCGCTTACGTCGGGATATTGAAAAACTATATGCCCAACATCGCGGGACACTTGCTTGCCGCAAGCGTTATGTCGGCGCCCGCCGCGCTGGTAATGGCCAAAATCATAGTGCCTGAGACGGAAGAGCCCAAGACCAAGGGTGTTGTAAAAATTCAATATCAGACCGACGACGCCAATGTAATAGACGCCGCCGCAAACGGAGCCACCATAGGAATGCAACTGGCTCTCAACGTGGGCGCCTGCCTTATAGCATTTATGGCGCTGCTGGCTCTTGCGAATTTCGTGGTAGGATACGCGGGCGGACTTTTCGGCGCGGACGGCCTTTCGCTTCAAAAAATATTCGGCTGGGTGTTTTCCCCGCTGGCCTGGATTATGGGCGTGCCGTCGGCCGACGTGCAAATCATAGGAAACTTTATGGGACAAAAAACCGTGCTCAACGAGTTCGTGGCGTATTTCAATCTGGCCACTTTTCTGCGCGACAACCCGGGAATTTTAAGCGAGCGTTCGGTAGTCATAGCCACCTACGCGCTCTGCGGTTTCTCCAACTTTCTCTCGATAGCCATACAAATAGGCGGCATCGGCGGCATAGCGCCGAGCCGTCGCCACGATTTGGCCAAACTCGGCCTGCGCGCCGTGCTCGCGGGCTCGCTGGCTTGCTTTATGACGGCAACTATCGCGGGATTCCTTATATAA
- the trxA gene encoding thioredoxin: MTEIILNDGNFKSEVLESKVPVLVDFWAEWCGPCQMMGPVIADIAAAFSGRAKVGKLNVDENPESSALYGVTAIPTLVIFKDGKAVDKVVGLQPKQVIEAKLTAQL; encoded by the coding sequence ATGACCGAGATAATTCTCAACGACGGAAATTTTAAAAGCGAAGTTTTGGAATCGAAAGTGCCGGTTCTGGTGGATTTCTGGGCCGAGTGGTGCGGCCCGTGTCAAATGATGGGGCCGGTAATAGCCGACATTGCCGCGGCGTTTTCCGGACGGGCCAAGGTGGGCAAACTCAACGTGGACGAAAATCCCGAGTCCTCGGCGCTCTATGGAGTTACGGCCATTCCTACCCTTGTGATTTTCAAAGACGGTAAGGCAGTCGATAAAGTGGTGGGATTGCAGCCAAAGCAGGTTATAGAGGCAAAACTGACGGCTCAATTATAA